CACAAACCCCGCCGCGAAACTCGCCGTCACGTGAGTCCCCAGTCCGTCCTTCATCACACCCTTTTCCAATATCGTCTCTTTCATCTGATCGTACGATGCCAACTGCGCCGCCGTCACAATCATCGCCCGGTTCACCGTAAGTGACGACCCGCGCCAGAGGCTAGTAATCCCTTCTTGCTTCGACATTCTTGTGATGGCGTCCACCACGCCGGCGTAATTCCGCCGCTGGGCCATCGGAAGCCGGCCGTCAGCCTGCATTCTCACCATTGCGACGTCGGCCGGGTTCCCCACCGCCGCGCCAATCCCGCCGGCGATTAACCCCGCCGTGATTTTCCGGGTCAGAGGCATGCTGCCAGAATTCGGGTCGGACCATTTAGTCTTGAGGATGTCGTAGAGACCCATCCGAGTGGTGGAGTAAAGAGTCTGCCGGAGAACAGTGGCAGAGACGCCGGAAAACAGCGCGGTAACACCTTCGGACTGGACAATTCTAACGCCAACCGAGATGGGTCCGACACGCGGAGGTTGGGGCGGCGGGATGTGGAAAGATTCCGGCGCGACAACGGAACGAGAAGCATTGAAAGCTAGGGCGGGGCGGAGATTTGGAAGCGGCGGTTTCTCGCCGTCCAATTGCATCCGAACTTTGATGAGATCAAGTGGGTGAGTGGAGCATCCGGCAACAATGGAAGCAATCCCTCCTTCGACAAATCCCTTGAAACCCATTTTCAGACTGAAATTgagattgaggaagaagaagaagaaagtagtTAGGAGAATTGAGAAGTGAAGTAATGGTAATGGATGAAGTAAAGAAATGAATTTATATAAAGAGGAAGAAGGTGGGGTCGCAGAAGCTTATATTTACGCGTTGAAGAAGAAAGGGCGGCGGCGGCAGCGGTGGGTCTAAGGAAGAACGGGATGCCCTAATGCGACTGCCTCTCCATTACATTCTTCACTTCGTTTGACTCTGACCTTCTATTCTCTTTACCCTTCTTCTTGGAACCACACGCtagtttaagtttttaaaaggcTTAAATACTAttgtccaataaaaaaaaagaaaagaaaagtatcTATTTAGTCCGTTAGGtttcaaaatggtagacattatcttaaattttgagttttattttaatttagtccttAGTTTCAAAAATGCTATAATCTTAcctttgacatttgagttttgctttCAATTTGATTCctatattttaagatttatatttcaatttttcactaactattcattttttgtctttagagttaatttatgttaataaaaaaaaatgttagaagaattataattaattaagtttcacgatttttatcactttaaaattccacttcataattattttgaattaatgaaTAGAAATTGACGTTAATGATTAAAGcgagtatttaataaaaaattaagattaaaaatataaaatcttgaaatccatggacaaaattgaaacaaaactaaaatcttaatggtaaaattgaaatattttgaaatttagaaactaaattgaaacaaaattcaaaactcaaGGACTAAACTTATAACATTTTAAACCtagggaccaaatagaaactagagtAAAAACCTAGGGACAAAAAAAGTATAATTCTCTAAGTTTAAATATTAGTTTGAATTATattaattctatattttttgttataaattatGTTGGAGTATGATACAACATATAGATGAcctaaaattgaagaaaaaataaaatatgtccTACTTAAAGGGTTTTGACTTTTTGCTTAAGTCATATTTGCATGAAATTATCAAAAACGGAACATCGACACACAGATTGGCTTTCACGATGCTCTCACTCTTCATTATCTCGCTTTCCTCACCCTCTCAATTTCCTATTTCTCTTAATCTCCTCTCTCGTTGGTAGGCTATCTCACTCTTCTCTTTCTCGTTGTTTCGCTCTCACTCTCACTTCTTAGTCTCCTCTTTCTCACTCACTGTTGATCTTCTCTCACTCTCTCGCTCCAATACATGACATTCCAAGTAGCGTTTCGATGGCAAGGAATGAAAATTATGCAACATTTTGATAGTCAACgacaaatgaagaaagaaaaaattgagaatGGTTGACACAAATGGAGGAAggaaaattgagaagaaaaagaagagaaaaaaagaaaattaaaggtagtttttaaattttggttgatGATGATGTAAGCAAGATGGTAAAATTCTTAAGTTTGAAAAAGTGGGACAATAACTATTTTGGAGTTTAAGATTGGTTCTATTGTACAATTATTTCTTTACATTGGTCTCTATATCCTTACATTGTTTAGGaccatttctatattttgaaatgtTATTTTAGATGTAGACCTTTTAAAAAGTAATCATTTTgttcaatttattttcattttcattttatttttaagggaCCATTGATCACTTGTTAAACATTCTAAGgaccaaaataaattaaaattgaaaatatagaaaccaaactgaatattttaaaaatgcatAGACCAAATAAACCAAAGCTAAAaataccaaaataatatttaaacttatacatatatgtatatatagtgaaagaaagtgaaacaattgaatattgaaacataaaaatggatttaattGTGTAGGTTTAATTCATTATTAAGAAACTTTCAAATAGGATTGAAACTTCAAATGTtgtttcatgtacaaatttaacatgtatgaaatttaaattagtagtttctttaatttgaatgagttatgtttgatttttgtctCACAGCTACTctcggacgagtgacgtagcgccttgtgatattattataccaatgaatatattcttgAGTGACATCCCTATCAAAGtaacaactcaattgagttaaatttgataaatgtatcaatttttgtatttatttgatttattttgtattttggagaGTTACTAAGTTGCTAATACGTTTATAA
This genomic window from Benincasa hispida cultivar B227 chromosome 4, ASM972705v1, whole genome shotgun sequence contains:
- the LOC120074978 gene encoding mitochondrial uncoupling protein 5-like: MGFKGFVEGGIASIVAGCSTHPLDLIKVRMQLDGEKPPLPNLRPALAFNASRSVVAPESFHIPPPQPPRVGPISVGVRIVQSEGVTALFSGVSATVLRQTLYSTTRMGLYDILKTKWSDPNSGSMPLTRKITAGLIAGGIGAAVGNPADVAMVRMQADGRLPMAQRRNYAGVVDAITRMSKQEGITSLWRGSSLTVNRAMIVTAAQLASYDQMKETILEKGVMKDGLGTHVTASFAAGFVAAVASNPVDVIKTRVMNMKVEAGAAPPYSGALDCAMKTVKAEGPMALYKGFIPTISRQGPFTVVLFVTLEQVRKIFNQF